Proteins from one Apis cerana isolate GH-2021 linkage group LG11, AcerK_1.0, whole genome shotgun sequence genomic window:
- the LOC107994431 gene encoding NPC intracellular cholesterol transporter 1 isoform X2 has translation MSRLNIIFFLLGIWTLINTVSTAEDGHCIWYGECYTDKFNMHKKNCPYTGPPKLLDNDGQKLLAKNCPHLMIDSGNGINTCCDKNQLQTMDTNIKLASNFLSRCPSCLDNLVKHFCEFTCSTQQSKFINVTEIQKENEVEYINGINIYITDKYIEGTFNSCSKVSVPSTGQLAMDLMCGIWGASRCTAWKWFHYMGDAANNGYVPFQITYINTDEPIDSFIPVDPKVTPCNKALNKNTPACSCVDCEASCPVPPPVPPLPRPSTIFGYDSYAVIMLITFICGSTLFILSIVCFSNRKQIVARGEEVGRQVGRRLAAGLHHPGDGARIALAADQEDSPLQSKRSNDLPSGFDDEEQSTFIERLGAGTDKLLAEFFCRWGTACASRPWFVLFLGFLFIIGLGHGIKYIHVTTDPVELWAAPQSRSRVEKEYFDQHFEPFYRTEQIIITSVGLPNIVHNTSNGQITFGPVFNATFLKTVYKLQEEIKQIITPNNYTLANICFAPLTSPFTGPPTASQCVIQSIWGYWQDSIETFDFSTTDDDNFTVNYLDHFIVCSQNAYNPECLAPYGGPIEPAVAVGGFLSPGQDLHNPSYEKATAVILTILVNNYHNKSKLHPAMEWEKSYIEFMKNWTTTKKPEFMDIAFTSERSIEDELNRESQSDVLTILVSYIIMFAYIAISLGQIKNCSRLLIDSKITLGLGGVLLVLASVVCSVGLFGFIGIPATLIIIEVIPFLVLAVGVDNIFILVQTHQRESRRPNESIPEHIGRILGQVGPSMLLTSVSESCCFFLGGLSDMPAVKAFALYAGMALLVDFVLQVTCFVSLLALDTIRQANNKLDVCCFIHGSKKDNGEEVVNGILYKLFKIVYVPLLLKKWVRAFVMIVFFGWICSSIAVVPHIEIGLDQELSMPEDSFVLKYFKFLNSYLSIGPPMYFVVKEGLNYSDKRAQNLVCGGQYCNSDSVSTQIFIASKQSNRTYIAKPASSWLDDYIDWSQLSTCCKYFMSNHSFCPHTGSAKYCSLCNITRNEIGRPIPTDFDRYVSFFLQDNPDDTCAKAGHAAYGHGVNYVTDPMTGLSKVGASYFMAYHTILKTSADYYESMRAARAVSANITNMIDNYLKSIDDNSTVEVFPYSIFYVFYEQYLTMWPDTLYSIGISLIAIFAVTFFLMGLDIFSSVVVVITITMIVVNIGGLMYWWHITLNAVSLVNLVMAVGIAVEFCSHLVHSFSVSVKTTRVERVADALTNMGSSIFSGITLTKFGGIIVLGFAKSQIFKVFYFRMYLGIVLFGAAHGLIFLPVLLSYIGVMSRRRRRRTNEYASRARNKRKSQKCGPDSPLLQNDNNQYPTTSYASVNSIDSTHYQITF, from the exons ATGTCACGTCtaaacataatattctttctGCTGGGTATCTGGACTCTCATTAATACA GTATCTACTGCAGAAGATGGTCATTGCATTTGGTATGGAGAATGTTACACAGATAAGTTcaatatgcataaaaaaaattgtccatATACTGGACCACCCAAATTATTGGATAATGATGGACAAAAATTATTAGCTAAAAATTGTCCTCATTTAATGATTGATTCTGGAAATGGAATTAATACTTGTTgtgataaaaatcaattacaaacaatggatacaaatattaagctggcatctaattttttatccaGATGCCCTAGTTGTTTGGATAATTTAGTAAAACATTTTTGTGAATTTACTTGTAGCACGCAACAaagcaaatttattaatgttactgAAATACAGAAAGAAAAtg aagtagAATATATcaatggaataaatatttatataacagacAAATATATTGAAGGTACATTTAATTCTTGTAGTAAAGTATCAGTACCTAGTACTGGACAATTAGCAATGGATTTAATGTGTGGAATATGGGGAGCTAGTAGATGTACTGCATGGAAATGGTTTCATTATATGGGCGATGCAGCAAATAATGGATATGTACCAtttcaaattacatatataaatactgaTGAACCAATAGATTCATTTATTCCTGTAGATCCTAAAGTCACACCTTGTAACAAGGCATTAaat aaaaatactcCAGCATGCAGTTGTGTAGACTGCGAAGCCAGTTGTCCAGTGCCTCCACCAGTTCCTCCTTTACCAAGACCCTCTACTATTTTTGGTTATGATAGTTATGCTGTGATAATGCTCATTACTTTTATTTGTGGTTCAACTCTCTTCATCTTGTCAATAGTGTGCTTCAGTAATAGGAAACAAATTG TTGCACGAGGTGAGGAAGTAGGAAGGCAGGTGGGTAGACGCCTAGCCGCAGGGTTACATCACCCAGGAGATGGTGCGCGTATTGCTCTCGCCGCTGACCAAGAAGACAGCCCACTTCAATCTAAGCGTTCCA ATGATTTGCCGAGTGGTTTCGACGATGAAGAACAATCAACTTTTATCGAAAGATTAGGTGCAGGCACAGATAAATTATTAGCGGAATTTTTTTGTCGATGGGGTACAG ctTGCGCGTCACGGCCATGGTTTGTCCTTTTTCTtggttttctatttattattggtTTGGGacatggaataaaatatatacatgttacTACTGATCCAGTTGAATTATGGGCTGCTCCACAATCTCGGTCACgagttgaaaaagaatattttgatcaaCATTTTGAACCATTTTATAGAACTgagcaaattattataacatcagTTGGTTTGCCAAAT ATTGTACATAATACATCTAATGGTCAAATTACATTTGGTCCAGTATTTAACGCTACTTTCCTTAAAactgtttataaattacaagaagaaataaaacaaataataactccgaataattatactttagCAAACATATGTTTTGCTCCACTAACCAGTCCATTCACTGGACCACCAACAGCATCACAATGCGTTATTCAAAGCATTTGGGGATATTGGCAAGATAGTATAGaaacttttgatttttctaccacagatgatgataattttactgtaaattatttagatcATTTCATCGTTTGCTCACA aaatgcATATAATCCTGAATGTCTTGCACCTTATGGCGGTCCTATAGAACCAGCAGTTGCAGTTGGTGGATTTTTATCACCAGGTCAAGATCTTCATAATCCTTCATATGAAAAAGCCACAGCAGTAATTTTAACCATACTAgtgaataattatcataataaatctaaattacaTCCGGCAATGGAATGGGAAAAAag ttatattgaatttatgaaaaattggaCAACGACGAAAAAACCAGAATTTATGGATATTGCCTTTACTTCAGAACGATCGATAGAAGATGAATTAAATCGTGAATCTCAGTCAGATGTTTTAACTATTCttgtatcatatattattatgtttgcaTATATTGCGATTTCTCTTGGTCAAATTAAAAACTGCAGTCGACTTTtg atCGATTCTAAAATTACTCTCGGTCTTGGTGGTGTACTTCTAGTATTGGCTTCTGTTGTATGTTCTGTTGGTTTGTTTGGTTTCATTGGCATTCCTGCAacacttattattattgaagtcATACCATTTCTTGTCCTTGCTGTTGGAGtggacaatatttttattctagttCAAACACATCAAAGAGAAAGTCGTCGTCCCAATGAATCAATACCTGAACATATTGGTCGTATTCTCGGTCAAGTGGGACCAAGCATGTTACTTACCAGTGTATCAGAAAGTTGTTGTTTCTTCCttg gcGGATTATCTGACATGCCTGCTGTTAAAGCTTTTGCTCTGTATGCCGGTATGGCATTATTAGTAGATTTTGTGCTGCAAGTAACATGTTTTGTTAGCTTATTAGCATTAGATACTATTCGTCAAGCa aacaaTAAACTTGATGTATGCTGTTTTATACATGGTTCAAAAAAAGACAATGGGGAAGAAGTAGTAAATGGTATTTTGTacaaacttttcaaaattgtGTATGTcccattattattgaaaaaatgggTACGAGCATTCGTTATGATAGTATTCTTTGGTTGGATTTGTTCGAGTATTGCCGTTGTCCCACATATCGAAATTGGTCTAGACCAAGAACTTTCTATGCCCGAAGATAGctttgttttgaaatatttcaaa tttttaaatagttatttatcTATTGGACCACCAATGTATTTTGTTGTAAAAGAAGGTTTGAATTATTCCGATAAAAGAGCACAAAATCTTGTATGTGGTGGTCAATATTGTAACAGTGATTCAGTATCTACtcaaatatttatagcatCAAAACAATCAAATAG aacatATATAGCAAAACCTGCATCATCGTGGTTAGATGATTATATCGATTGGTCTCAATTATCAACttgttgtaaatattttatgtcaaATCATTCTTTCTGTCCACATACAG gatCTGCCAAATATTGttctttatgtaatattaccAGAAATGAAATTGGTCGGCCTATACCAACAGATTTTGACCGTTACGTATCATTCTTCTTACAAGACAATCCTGATGATACATGTGCTAAAGCAGGTCATGCTGCTTATGGTCATGGTGTTAATTATGTTACCGATCCTATGACAGGCCTATCGAAAGTCGGAGCTTCTTATTTTATGGCTTATCatactatattaaaaacatctgCCGATTATTATGAATCGATGAGAGCTGCTAGAGCTGTATCGGCAAATATTACAAACatgattgataattatttaaaaagtatcgaTGATAATTCAACGGTTGAAGTGTTTCCATATAGTATATTCTATGTTTTTTATGAGCAGTACTTAACAATGTGGCCTGATACGTTATACAGCATAGGAATATCTTTAATTGCTATTTTCGCAgtaactttctttttaatgggtttagatatattttcctCTGTTGTTGTTGTAATAACTATTACTATGATTGTCGTCAATATCGGCGGTTTAATGTATTGGTGGCATATAACATTAAATGCAGTATCTCTTGTTAATCTCGTTATG gctGTTGGAATTGCTGTAGAATTTTGTAGTCATTTAGTACATTCTTTCTCAGTATCGGTAAAAACAACAAGAGTTGAAAGAGTTGCTGATGCATTAACGAATATGGGAAGCTCAATTTTTAGCGGTATAACTCTTACCAAATTTGGTGGAATTATAGTACTCGGTTTCGCTAAAAGTCAAATTTTTAAg GTATTTTACTTCAGAATGTATCTGGGTATTGTGCTATTTGGAGCTGCACATgggttaatatttttaccagtattattaagttacattg GCGTGATGTCGCGCCGAAGGCGTAGAAGAACCAATGAATATGCCAGCAGGGCCAGAAACAAACGTAAGAGTCAAAAATGTGGACCTGACTCTCCTTTACTCCAAAACGACAACAATCAGTACCCAACCACTTCCTACGCCAGTGTGAACTCCATAGATTCGACACATTATCAAATAACTTTTTAG